In Candidatus Nomurabacteria bacterium, a genomic segment contains:
- a CDS encoding O-antigen ligase family protein, protein MTPVLVATSLILYTTAVFYKRSWGVIFILMFLPSYLIRFSLVGVPTTLLEFFLVILFIAWGWEMLRRERSIWKVYRAIRKGLPGNFFGLALFWIIAGLLATFWSADSIAGLGLWRAYILEPVLFAIVFYFTLGQEPGLKLWSIRVLGIGVILIGLVSIFQLATLIPSPLPWSQEIPPRFSSVFDFPNAVGLLVAPIVALYFGLLAQLGSLARHERYFRWAVLFFGLIAITLAVSEGALLGIAMALVLWALLSKQRKKWVAVGLILLALIFAIPQTRDYAISRLTFSDTSDDVRLRLWQGTWDMLRANPITGAGMAGFPALYDVYRDAAHVELLQYPHNVVLNFWSEMGALGLLLFLLLILRYYRNVITAYRVAQGQEKAFALALLLAMTALLGHGLVDVPYFKNDLAILFWTLLVFGEYCYIKRAPQ, encoded by the coding sequence ATGACCCCCGTCCTTGTTGCGACAAGTTTAATCCTCTATACCACTGCAGTATTTTACAAACGCTCCTGGGGGGTTATTTTCATTCTGATGTTTCTGCCGTCTTACCTTATTCGTTTTTCGCTGGTGGGCGTACCAACTACCTTGTTAGAATTTTTCCTCGTCATCCTCTTCATTGCCTGGGGCTGGGAAATGTTACGACGGGAACGAAGCATATGGAAAGTCTATAGAGCGATACGAAAAGGCCTACCTGGTAATTTTTTTGGCTTGGCGCTTTTTTGGATAATTGCCGGCCTCCTTGCCACGTTTTGGTCAGCCGATTCAATTGCCGGTTTAGGGTTATGGCGCGCATATATTCTTGAGCCAGTGCTTTTTGCGATTGTTTTTTACTTTACTCTAGGTCAGGAACCGGGCTTGAAGCTCTGGTCAATTCGCGTGCTTGGTATTGGTGTAATACTTATTGGTCTGGTAAGTATCTTTCAACTCGCCACACTTATTCCTTCCCCATTGCCCTGGAGTCAAGAAATCCCGCCGCGTTTCTCATCAGTATTTGATTTCCCAAATGCGGTTGGTTTACTTGTCGCTCCGATCGTTGCCCTGTACTTTGGTTTACTTGCCCAGCTCGGCAGTCTAGCGCGCCATGAACGCTATTTCCGTTGGGCCGTACTTTTTTTCGGACTCATCGCTATTACATTAGCAGTATCCGAAGGTGCCTTGTTGGGAATTGCCATGGCGCTGGTCTTATGGGCCCTCTTGAGCAAGCAGAGGAAGAAGTGGGTAGCTGTTGGCCTGATTCTCCTCGCCCTCATCTTTGCGATACCGCAAACCCGCGATTACGCCATAAGCCGTTTAACCTTTAGTGATACCTCAGACGATGTGCGTTTGCGTTTATGGCAAGGCACTTGGGACATGCTCCGGGCAAATCCAATTACCGGTGCAGGCATGGCTGGATTCCCGGCTCTCTACGATGTGTATCGGGACGCTGCACACGTGGAGTTGCTGCAGTATCCGCATAATGTGGTGTTGAACTTCTGGTCTGAAATGGGCGCGCTTGGTTTGTTGCTTTTTCTTCTTCTCATCCTTCGCTACTATCGCAATGTCATTACTGCCTATCGCGTTGCCCAGGGTCAGGAAAAAGCTTTTGCCCTTGCCTTGCTTCTTGCCATGACTGCTTTACTAGGTCATGGCCTGGTTGATGTGCCGTATTTTAAAAACGATTTGGCCATTTTATTTTGGACATTATTAGTGTTTGGTGAATATTGCTATATAAAAAGAGCCCCACAGTAG
- a CDS encoding O-antigen ligase family protein: MKILPTTWPSWLLGSILTLFGAAAVAKFGILGFSSIIGLCIFLVLVYLTVRSPRFGLLAVVFLLPFERVGSVDIAGFTLRSSQVFGGLTLVAWLLLLLTRKRWSFRPNPTFWLGVLFLLIALVSISQAENAFRATTVWVFVAFTVIVSWLVPQLIRGRNDLDKLITILFVSTSIIGVFGLYQFMGDLVGLPPSLTGLRDLYTSDVFGFPRIQSTFLEPLYYANFLLIPLSLALVFVLSGKGKQSRLFLVAFILLLGVNFVLTLSRGAYISFAVMLMILALVYWKKVFTPHWIVLGVVVALIVGWGAVQFLGLSGDTQESVDTFTKQATDIFSGASYFDRAETFTQAWDLFQAHPYLGVGVGNFGPAVADIALVQPPNGWLIVNNEFLELLAETGLLGFFAYLSLLVVLFWRSIKAIRYSRDPYLRAVMFALLLAFIGILIQYNTFSILFIMHIWFLFGLMVAVQNISLQKQS, translated from the coding sequence ATGAAAATCCTCCCCACCACATGGCCTAGTTGGCTGCTCGGTAGTATTCTGACCCTATTTGGCGCTGCTGCTGTCGCAAAATTTGGCATACTCGGCTTTAGCAGCATTATCGGCTTATGTATCTTTTTAGTGCTAGTGTACCTAACGGTGCGTTCACCGCGCTTTGGTTTGTTGGCGGTGGTTTTTCTCCTGCCTTTTGAGCGGGTAGGGTCAGTTGATATTGCTGGATTTACCCTACGTTCCAGTCAGGTATTTGGAGGGCTAACTTTAGTAGCTTGGTTGCTCCTCCTTCTTACACGTAAGCGATGGAGTTTCCGACCTAATCCAACTTTTTGGTTAGGAGTCCTCTTCTTACTCATTGCGCTGGTGTCGATTAGTCAGGCAGAGAATGCTTTCCGAGCAACAACGGTTTGGGTCTTTGTTGCCTTTACTGTTATTGTGAGTTGGTTAGTACCGCAGCTTATCCGGGGACGCAATGATTTGGATAAGCTCATTACTATCCTTTTCGTGAGCACTAGCATCATCGGTGTATTTGGGCTTTATCAGTTCATGGGAGATTTAGTTGGCCTACCTCCTTCTCTGACCGGCTTACGTGATCTCTACACCAGCGACGTATTTGGTTTCCCACGCATTCAATCGACTTTTCTCGAGCCACTTTACTACGCAAACTTTTTGTTGATCCCATTGAGTCTTGCGCTAGTTTTTGTGCTTTCAGGTAAGGGCAAGCAATCGCGTCTCTTCCTGGTCGCCTTTATACTGTTACTGGGTGTGAACTTTGTGCTGACTCTTTCTCGTGGCGCCTACATCTCCTTTGCGGTCATGCTCATGATTTTAGCTTTAGTGTATTGGAAAAAGGTATTTACTCCGCATTGGATTGTGCTCGGGGTAGTTGTTGCTTTGATTGTTGGATGGGGAGCAGTGCAGTTCCTCGGTCTCAGCGGTGATACTCAGGAGTCGGTTGATACCTTTACTAAACAGGCGACGGATATTTTTAGTGGCGCTTCTTACTTTGATCGTGCCGAGACCTTTACCCAAGCGTGGGATTTGTTCCAGGCCCATCCTTATCTTGGCGTAGGAGTTGGTAACTTTGGCCCAGCTGTGGCTGATATTGCACTGGTCCAGCCGCCCAATGGTTGGTTGATTGTGAATAATGAGTTTCTGGAGCTTTTGGCTGAGACGGGCCTCCTTGGCTTCTTTGCCTATCTCTCCTTGTTGGTTGTGCTGTTCTGGCGATCAATCAAAGCGATTCGATATAGTCGCGATCCATATCTGCGTGCGGTGATGTTTGCTCTCCTTCTTGCTTTTATTGGTATACTTATTCAGTACAACACTTTCTCCATTCTCTTCATCATGCATATCTGGTTCCTCTTTGGTTTGATGGTAGCGGTGCAGAATATTAGCCTACAAAAACAGTCATGA
- a CDS encoding glycosyltransferase encodes MSNTPKVSVIIPTLNRPEIVLALVKDLLQEDYPDYEIVVVDSSAVVNTALQSMVAEHPKKVQYHHVEAKGTCHSRNVGVEHANGSIFLFLDDDTEVRDPLLLQKHVVNYADPEIGGVGGRVEDRNTQLNKEQSGRACWVDETGRVYANATGHERVEINAPRGGHMSFRAEAVHQAGGFDTQFVGNAMREETDFSLRVVKAGWKLVFDPTVTVVHLAYHSGGSRNAQRRQWYEDFFANEFYFMLKHFSRWQLPHFFLRKLRAILSCMFYYGKGHPDWLLTPYWGFRAGLRRYGMLKHKHENPPHHMA; translated from the coding sequence ATGTCTAACACGCCAAAGGTCTCAGTTATCATTCCAACCTTGAATCGTCCAGAAATCGTCCTTGCCTTGGTAAAGGATCTCTTACAAGAGGATTATCCGGATTATGAAATTGTGGTAGTTGATTCAAGCGCAGTGGTAAATACAGCCCTACAGTCGATGGTGGCTGAACATCCAAAGAAAGTACAGTATCATCACGTTGAAGCAAAAGGGACTTGTCACTCACGGAATGTTGGAGTAGAGCATGCAAACGGTTCGATTTTTCTTTTCCTCGATGATGATACTGAGGTTCGTGACCCGCTCCTGCTCCAGAAGCACGTGGTAAATTATGCTGATCCAGAGATAGGTGGAGTTGGCGGTCGAGTCGAAGATAGAAATACTCAGCTGAATAAAGAGCAAAGCGGTCGAGCGTGTTGGGTCGATGAGACCGGTCGGGTATACGCAAATGCAACAGGACATGAACGGGTGGAAATTAACGCGCCTCGTGGTGGGCACATGTCTTTTCGGGCTGAGGCGGTACATCAGGCCGGTGGTTTTGATACGCAGTTTGTAGGGAATGCAATGCGGGAAGAGACGGATTTTTCTCTCCGCGTGGTGAAGGCTGGCTGGAAGCTTGTCTTTGATCCGACCGTGACTGTGGTGCACCTGGCCTATCATAGTGGTGGCAGTCGCAATGCCCAGCGCCGACAATGGTATGAAGATTTTTTTGCCAACGAATTTTATTTCATGCTGAAGCATTTTTCTCGCTGGCAGCTCCCACATTTTTTCTTGCGTAAGCTACGGGCAATCCTTTCTTGCATGTTTTACTATGGAAAAGGGCATCCTGACTGGTTACTGACGCCGTATTGGGGATTTCGGGCTGGCCTCCGTCGATATGGTATGCTAAAGCATAAGCATGAAAATCCTCCCCACCACATGGCCTAG
- a CDS encoding flippase, protein MSLAGQVGRNTILQFIGKVIGTALGFITVVLMLRYLSPGEYGYYTTVIAYLGFFSVVADLGLYLILVREISKPEANAEHAIGNILGVRIFAAVLLLGIGLLIAFLLPYGPLVRQGMVVGVFSFFFIAMNQLLVGIFQKHLAMRWVVLGEVAGRVVLLGGVMGVIALQMGLLAIIAAVVLGSATNFFISFAAALKYEPIRLRFDWPYWGYILKETAPLALSVVLNLLYFRLDTIFLSLMKPAEDVGLYGAAYKVLEILITFPNMFVGLLLPVLTATAFVQRERFIHVFQRSFDALLMATIPLIIGGFLIAGPLIAFISGSEEYAAAGPIFQVLIFAVGFLFLGSLSGHTIVAINAQRKMVWAYLVVAALGLISYVVLIPPFSYYGAAVGTVLTEFTIMFVGYWLIRRRVGFQLHFKYALRALAASIPMAAVIWLTSSMHVLVQVAFAFGVYAAALYLVKGFDAQLIRELLPSRFGGSESGGPDV, encoded by the coding sequence ATGAGTTTAGCTGGACAAGTTGGACGCAATACGATTTTGCAGTTTATTGGCAAGGTGATTGGCACTGCCCTCGGTTTCATTACCGTGGTTCTTATGCTGCGTTACCTCAGTCCTGGTGAGTATGGATATTACACGACAGTAATTGCCTATCTTGGCTTTTTCTCCGTTGTAGCGGACCTTGGCTTGTACTTAATTTTGGTGAGAGAGATTTCTAAGCCAGAGGCAAATGCTGAGCACGCGATAGGGAATATTCTCGGTGTCCGAATTTTTGCAGCAGTGCTTTTGTTAGGCATTGGCCTACTTATCGCCTTCCTCCTTCCTTATGGTCCACTGGTTCGCCAAGGTATGGTGGTCGGAGTATTTTCCTTTTTCTTCATTGCCATGAATCAGTTGCTGGTTGGCATTTTTCAAAAGCATCTGGCCATGCGCTGGGTGGTCTTAGGGGAGGTGGCCGGCCGCGTCGTATTACTGGGTGGAGTTATGGGAGTCATTGCATTGCAGATGGGTCTGTTGGCCATCATTGCTGCGGTGGTATTGGGTAGTGCCACAAATTTCTTTATCTCTTTTGCCGCAGCATTAAAGTATGAGCCAATTCGACTCCGTTTTGATTGGCCGTACTGGGGCTACATATTGAAAGAGACGGCTCCCTTAGCACTCTCGGTAGTATTAAACCTTTTATACTTCCGGCTCGATACCATTTTCCTTTCGCTCATGAAGCCGGCTGAAGATGTGGGCTTATACGGAGCAGCCTATAAGGTGCTGGAAATTCTCATCACCTTCCCCAACATGTTTGTTGGCTTACTCCTACCAGTGTTAACTGCGACAGCTTTTGTGCAACGCGAACGCTTCATTCATGTGTTCCAGCGTTCTTTTGATGCACTACTCATGGCAACGATTCCTCTAATCATCGGCGGCTTTTTAATTGCCGGGCCTCTCATTGCTTTCATCAGTGGCAGTGAGGAGTACGCCGCGGCCGGCCCAATCTTCCAGGTGCTTATTTTTGCTGTTGGTTTCCTCTTCCTTGGTAGTTTATCTGGACACACTATCGTGGCAATTAATGCCCAGCGTAAAATGGTTTGGGCGTATCTCGTGGTGGCAGCCCTTGGGCTAATCAGTTACGTTGTGCTCATTCCTCCTTTTTCATATTATGGTGCGGCAGTGGGAACCGTGTTAACCGAATTCACTATCATGTTTGTTGGTTACTGGTTGATTCGTCGTCGAGTTGGTTTCCAGCTTCATTTCAAGTACGCGTTACGTGCCCTGGCGGCGAGTATACCTATGGCCGCAGTGATTTGGTTAACTTCGAGCATGCACGTTTTGGTGCAGGTGGCTTTTGCGTTTGGTGTGTACGCCGCAGCCCTCTATTTAGTGAAGGGCTTTGATGCGCAATTGATTCGCGAGTTACTGCCTAGTCGCTTCGGTGGATCAGAGAGTGGAGGGCCCGATGTCTAA
- a CDS encoding O-antigen ligase family protein: protein METIFPRLQHWINTQPKTLFISIATLGGLGILLSAASANGLAFALLLGGIAFWLALFRPHWLVFLLAAYIPFEPFVLKYVSDDLYVYIRYASELLIYLLVFAALVYRLRSRTHFSLGPNSWWLVFFFGSIIISIFMNSVPVATAILGTRQIIRFMLLGLAVVNLPLSKRFAKTILWMIIGIAALQSLIGLGQSLIGAPADNILIPSEERLFGSILLTPGTDQYWEGGQRITATMGRYDQLGTFLSFVLLLVVGLLYEHPKLQTKRKLLAILMLGIAALALTYSRASWFGFALGFGVISVFLKRDKRVMIAGFLLIAFVALYPFFTSLVVDDLIDQPNMPIVDRLYEAFSYERWRSEYYGQGRVFFIIETATKVFPAAPVFGFGPGQYGGGAAAALANTTVYDQLGIPFGIYGYTGQIDNNWLALLGETGAVGVLLYMALFLSIIRYSWRVYRQSEDKMIAGFALGLIGAILAAAFEGALGTHFEVRTLGVYLWLFPALLFVLHEKTSDYENRPSQ, encoded by the coding sequence ATGGAAACCATATTTCCTCGTCTACAACACTGGATCAATACCCAACCCAAGACGCTTTTTATCAGCATCGCCACGCTTGGTGGATTGGGCATACTCCTGAGCGCTGCCAGCGCAAACGGACTGGCCTTTGCTTTGCTGCTTGGTGGCATTGCTTTCTGGCTTGCCTTATTCCGACCACATTGGCTGGTCTTTCTTTTAGCTGCCTATATTCCTTTTGAACCTTTTGTACTCAAGTACGTTTCTGATGACCTGTATGTGTACATCCGGTACGCATCCGAATTACTCATCTACCTCCTGGTTTTTGCCGCGCTTGTCTATCGTCTGCGCTCCCGTACTCACTTCTCGCTAGGTCCAAACTCTTGGTGGCTAGTCTTTTTCTTCGGCAGCATCATCATAAGTATTTTTATGAACTCCGTTCCTGTAGCCACGGCTATTTTAGGAACCCGTCAGATTATCCGCTTCATGCTACTTGGCTTAGCTGTAGTGAATCTACCTCTTTCCAAGCGCTTTGCAAAAACTATTCTCTGGATGATAATCGGTATCGCCGCACTGCAATCACTTATTGGATTAGGTCAATCACTCATCGGCGCCCCAGCTGATAATATACTTATCCCAAGCGAAGAACGACTCTTTGGCTCAATTTTACTTACCCCAGGAACTGATCAATATTGGGAAGGTGGACAGCGTATTACTGCCACCATGGGACGCTATGACCAACTAGGCACTTTTCTCTCTTTTGTACTCCTCTTAGTAGTTGGCTTATTGTACGAGCATCCCAAACTGCAAACTAAGCGTAAGTTGTTAGCCATACTCATGCTTGGAATTGCCGCACTCGCCTTAACATATTCACGTGCCTCCTGGTTTGGTTTTGCTCTGGGTTTTGGGGTGATAAGTGTCTTTTTGAAACGCGACAAACGAGTCATGATTGCGGGATTTTTACTCATCGCTTTTGTTGCACTCTACCCATTCTTTACCTCGCTAGTTGTTGACGACCTAATTGACCAACCGAACATGCCGATTGTTGATCGCTTGTATGAGGCTTTTTCCTATGAACGCTGGCGCAGTGAATACTATGGTCAGGGACGCGTCTTCTTTATTATTGAAACTGCTACAAAGGTGTTCCCAGCTGCCCCGGTCTTTGGCTTTGGGCCTGGTCAATACGGAGGTGGAGCGGCTGCTGCACTTGCTAACACTACCGTCTACGATCAACTAGGTATCCCTTTTGGTATCTATGGCTATACCGGACAAATTGATAACAACTGGCTGGCCTTACTCGGTGAAACAGGCGCAGTCGGCGTCCTCCTTTATATGGCGCTCTTCCTCAGCATCATTCGCTATTCCTGGCGCGTCTATCGACAAAGTGAAGATAAGATGATTGCCGGATTTGCGCTTGGCTTGATTGGTGCAATCTTGGCTGCTGCTTTTGAGGGCGCACTTGGTACTCACTTTGAAGTACGTACCCTGGGTGTCTATCTCTGGCTTTTCCCGGCTTTGCTTTTTGTCCTGCACGAAAAAACCTCCGACTATGAAAATCGTCCAAGTCAATAA
- a CDS encoding glycosyltransferase has translation MKIVQVNKFAYPRGGAERHMLDLIKVLQAHGHEVSVFAMRHPENLLWPDSDLFVSQVNFEHPRSFSEKLRAAGRMLWSFEAARKFGELLDRRQPDLVHVHNIYHQISPSILREAKKRGIPVVMTLHDFKFIAPNYLLYADGKVSEATKPNKYWKLIPHREIKHSFAASLLCALEMYLHKTLRVYEKYVDVFIAPSQFMADKVREYGVQAKRVEVLANFMPQRDLPSSQEKGYALFFGRLAKEKGVDVLIDAWRELKDIPLKIAGTGPEELKLRQQAASVAGHQISFVGHQNGKALDKLIAGARLIVFPSRWYENQPMSLIEAFRFQKPVIASRLGAIPELVHKNDGGRLVPPNDSGSITEAVRELWNNAELQRMGEYNYQRSLLFSSEGYYEKYLSLFDEISDKSQSRTETAQ, from the coding sequence ATGAAAATCGTCCAAGTCAATAAATTCGCTTATCCCCGCGGTGGGGCTGAGCGACATATGCTCGACCTGATTAAAGTGCTGCAAGCCCATGGCCATGAGGTGTCGGTCTTTGCTATGCGTCATCCTGAGAATCTGCTCTGGCCTGATAGCGACCTCTTTGTCTCACAGGTCAACTTTGAGCATCCACGTAGCTTTAGTGAAAAGTTGCGAGCTGCCGGACGAATGTTGTGGTCATTTGAGGCAGCGCGTAAATTCGGTGAACTGCTTGATCGACGTCAACCTGATCTTGTGCACGTACACAATATCTATCATCAAATCTCGCCTTCAATATTACGTGAAGCAAAGAAGCGCGGCATACCGGTCGTCATGACTTTGCATGACTTCAAATTCATTGCGCCAAACTACTTACTATATGCCGATGGTAAAGTGAGTGAAGCTACTAAACCGAATAAATATTGGAAGCTCATCCCACATCGGGAAATTAAACACTCCTTTGCTGCCTCATTACTTTGCGCTTTAGAAATGTATCTCCACAAAACGCTGCGGGTGTATGAAAAGTATGTTGATGTGTTTATCGCACCAAGCCAATTCATGGCTGACAAAGTGCGTGAGTATGGCGTGCAAGCTAAAAGAGTTGAAGTGCTAGCAAACTTTATGCCTCAGCGCGACTTGCCAAGCTCGCAAGAGAAAGGCTATGCGCTTTTCTTCGGCCGCTTAGCAAAAGAAAAAGGTGTAGATGTGCTCATCGACGCCTGGCGCGAACTCAAAGACATCCCCCTGAAGATTGCCGGTACCGGACCGGAGGAATTAAAGCTGCGCCAACAAGCTGCTAGTGTTGCTGGTCATCAGATTAGCTTTGTTGGACATCAGAATGGTAAAGCTCTAGACAAATTAATTGCCGGCGCCCGTCTCATTGTGTTCCCTTCTCGTTGGTATGAAAACCAGCCCATGAGTTTAATTGAAGCATTTCGATTTCAGAAGCCGGTCATTGCCTCACGCCTAGGCGCCATCCCTGAACTCGTGCATAAAAACGACGGTGGGCGCTTAGTACCACCGAATGATTCCGGCTCTATTACCGAAGCAGTCCGCGAGCTTTGGAATAATGCCGAGCTTCAACGCATGGGTGAATACAATTACCAGCGTAGTTTACTTTTTTCCAGCGAAGGGTATTATGAAAAATACCTATCGCTCTTTGATGAGATTAGTGACAAGTCTCAGTCTCGCACTGAAACTGCTCAGTAG
- a CDS encoding histidine phosphatase family protein — MRHGEREGDQLTALGTRQVSASAEANLAGTRYLLAFHTGMTRTYQTAETILSTLEGAGSLTPRAEEGFGVVWALNQKWPIQTAQDQIKSLVASGAAETAALWTSSWPPALAILGRFLGTLEKWTTYAAMRAAEDGSPVGDGVRFLVASHSPCAELAALDPSATPRLGPADGITYEIEVDIRNLGIVITSSEVWRCPEGVE, encoded by the coding sequence ATGCGACACGGGGAGAGGGAGGGAGATCAACTCACCGCCCTCGGAACCAGGCAGGTCTCTGCCTCGGCTGAGGCCAACCTGGCTGGAACGCGCTATCTCTTGGCCTTCCACACAGGGATGACCCGCACTTACCAGACCGCCGAGACTATCCTTTCTACCCTGGAGGGGGCCGGCTCCTTGACCCCTCGAGCAGAAGAGGGCTTCGGCGTGGTTTGGGCACTGAATCAAAAGTGGCCTATCCAGACCGCCCAAGACCAGATCAAGAGTCTCGTAGCCAGCGGCGCTGCTGAGACTGCCGCTCTTTGGACCTCCTCCTGGCCACCCGCCCTCGCCATCCTTGGACGCTTCCTTGGCACGCTGGAGAAGTGGACAACCTATGCAGCCATGCGTGCTGCTGAAGACGGATCACCGGTCGGTGATGGAGTCCGGTTCTTAGTGGCCAGCCACAGCCCCTGCGCTGAACTCGCCGCCCTCGATCCTTCCGCCACTCCGCGTCTCGGCCCGGCTGACGGTATCACCTACGAAATCGAGGTGGACATCAGAAACCTCGGGATAGTGATCACCTCCTCCGAGGTCTGGCGCTGCCCCGAAGGAGTCGAGTAG
- a CDS encoding transposase yields the protein MSRLRRTYNAETRVYFVTANTHRRKKLFLNKELSRIVVETLFFLHKKHWIRLLAYVVMPDHIHVLFEIIGKKNVSEVMHSIKSYTTQQMYKSRQGRDADIPRQGRDALAMGNNKHIGGASLSRRRMKKIWQDSFYDRVVDTDQYLHHLIHYIHYNPVRASLVKDPKDWNWSSYHAYEEKGFT from the coding sequence ATGTCTCGTCTTCGTCGTACCTACAACGCTGAAACAAGGGTGTATTTTGTCACCGCAAATACCCACCGACGGAAAAAGCTATTCTTGAATAAAGAACTCTCCAGGATTGTCGTTGAGACTCTGTTCTTCTTGCATAAGAAACATTGGATACGGCTGCTAGCCTACGTGGTGATGCCAGATCACATCCATGTGTTGTTTGAGATAATAGGGAAGAAGAATGTGTCGGAGGTGATGCATAGTATTAAAAGTTATACGACTCAACAAATGTATAAGTCTCGCCAAGGCCGAGACGCCGATATACCCCGCCAAGGCCGAGACGCCTTGGCTATGGGTAATAATAAACATATAGGCGGGGCGTCTCTGTCCCGCCGTCGCATGAAAAAGATATGGCAAGATTCTTTTTATGACCGCGTAGTAGATACTGACCAATATCTCCACCATCTCATTCATTATATCCACTACAATCCAGTACGTGCTAGCTTGGTAAAAGATCCAAAGGATTGGAATTGGTCTTCTTATCACGCATATGAGGAAAAAGGTTTTACATAA
- the acpP gene encoding acyl carrier protein: MPEIALEQKFIDIVAEQLGVDKRRVTPNQSAKGDLGADSLDLVELIMALEEGYEIKIDDGEPDNLENLGELQALILSKVAAK, from the coding sequence ATGCCGGAAATCGCACTGGAACAGAAGTTCATCGACATCGTAGCTGAGCAACTTGGCGTCGACAAGAGACGGGTCACCCCTAACCAGAGCGCCAAGGGCGACCTCGGTGCGGACTCGCTCGATCTCGTCGAGCTCATCATGGCCCTGGAAGAGGGTTACGAAATCAAGATCGACGACGGAGAGCCGGACAACCTGGAAAACCTGGGTGAACTCCAGGCGCTCATTCTGTCCAAGGTCGCCGCCAAGTAG
- a CDS encoding metal ABC transporter permease, translated as MFEIFTFPFMQRALVVGVTSAALLGWMGVYVISRHLSFIGDGIAHASLAAIAVAVLLGWAPLPVALVFSIVLAVILFLMEKKTNISRDTAIGILFVVGMALGIILLQFHQGYVPELISFLFGNILAIRTIDLSIVLILGACIGALLFVYRKQLTFITVDAEGAQLAGVNRNFFELLLYILTALTVVLSIKVVGIVLVSALLVIPSAISKSFAKSFIAFQWISIVASVLIVVVGLILSYVLDLPSGATIVLVGALSFFVVRLLLLKR; from the coding sequence ATGTTTGAAATATTCACTTTTCCATTTATGCAACGCGCCCTTGTGGTTGGGGTTACCTCAGCTGCGCTATTGGGATGGATGGGCGTGTATGTGATTAGTCGTCATTTAAGTTTTATTGGTGATGGAATTGCGCACGCATCTTTAGCAGCTATTGCCGTAGCCGTCTTACTTGGTTGGGCGCCTCTCCCTGTTGCGCTGGTATTTAGTATTGTTTTGGCGGTGATTTTGTTCTTAATGGAGAAGAAGACAAATATTTCTCGGGATACGGCCATTGGTATTCTTTTCGTGGTCGGCATGGCTCTAGGAATAATATTGCTTCAATTTCATCAAGGCTATGTTCCGGAGCTAATCAGCTTTTTATTTGGCAATATTCTCGCTATTCGTACTATTGATCTTAGTATTGTTTTAATCTTAGGTGCTTGCATTGGTGCTTTACTTTTTGTATATCGGAAACAGCTAACCTTTATTACGGTGGACGCTGAAGGGGCGCAATTAGCCGGAGTGAATCGTAATTTTTTTGAGCTTCTGCTTTATATATTAACCGCCCTGACTGTTGTATTGAGTATTAAAGTAGTTGGTATTGTATTAGTAAGCGCGCTTTTAGTTATTCCGAGTGCGATAAGTAAAAGTTTCGCTAAGTCCTTTATTGCATTTCAATGGATTTCGATTGTTGCGAGTGTTTTGATTGTTGTGGTTGGCCTTATATTATCTTATGTTCTGGATTTACCTTCTGGGGCTACCATTGTTCTCGTGGGCGCATTAAGTTTTTTCGTTGTACGCTTATTGCTCTTGAAGAGGTAG